Proteins co-encoded in one Bradyrhizobium sp. 170 genomic window:
- a CDS encoding NUDIX hydrolase, which yields MASPDQPTRPQLAVSGAIFRDGKVLLVRRARSPGKGFYSFPGGRVEFGESLHTALHREVDEETGLRIEILGLAGWREVLPGAGGGGHYLVMSFAARWTAREPVLNDEHDDFKWLAPDGLGDLKVTGGLREVIEAARKLV from the coding sequence TTGGCTTCCCCTGACCAGCCGACCCGCCCCCAGCTCGCCGTCAGCGGCGCGATCTTCCGTGACGGCAAGGTCCTGCTGGTCCGCCGCGCCCGCTCGCCCGGCAAGGGTTTTTACTCGTTCCCCGGCGGCCGGGTCGAATTCGGCGAATCCCTGCACACCGCGCTCCACCGCGAGGTGGACGAGGAAACCGGCTTAAGAATCGAGATCCTGGGCCTAGCTGGCTGGCGCGAGGTGCTGCCCGGGGCCGGCGGCGGCGGGCACTACCTGGTCATGTCGTTCGCGGCGCGCTGGACGGCCAGGGAGCCGGTCCTGAACGACGAGCACGACGATTTCAAATGGTTGGCGCCGGATGGGCTCGGCGACCTCAAGGTGACCGGCGGCCTCCGGGAGGTGATCGAGGCCGCCCGGAAGCTGGTCTAG
- a CDS encoding SOS response-associated peptidase, producing MCGRFVITSPPEALRQIFGYLEQPNFPPRYNIAPTQPVPVVILENGGRHFRLMRWGLIPSWVKDPRKFALLINARSETVLDKPAFKNAIKRRRCLIPADGYYEWQDASGRKRPFFIHRRDGRPVGFAALAETWMGPNGEETDSVAIVTAPASRDLAALHHRVPVTIAPEEFERWLDGRAYDAEDVMPLLRGPTEGEFAWHEISTRVNRVVNDDAQLLLPITDEERAAEEPKPAKKAAPRKAAAAPEDDGQGSLF from the coding sequence ATGTGCGGACGTTTCGTCATTACATCACCGCCCGAGGCACTCCGGCAGATTTTCGGCTATCTCGAGCAGCCCAATTTCCCGCCGCGGTATAATATCGCGCCTACGCAGCCAGTTCCGGTTGTCATCCTGGAAAATGGCGGCCGCCACTTCCGGCTGATGCGCTGGGGACTGATTCCGTCGTGGGTGAAGGATCCCCGTAAATTTGCGCTGCTGATCAATGCGCGCTCCGAGACGGTTCTCGATAAGCCTGCTTTCAAGAACGCCATCAAGCGGCGGCGGTGCCTGATTCCGGCCGACGGCTATTACGAATGGCAGGATGCGAGCGGCCGCAAGCGGCCGTTCTTCATCCATCGCCGCGACGGCCGTCCCGTTGGCTTTGCCGCGCTTGCGGAAACCTGGATGGGGCCGAACGGCGAGGAGACCGACAGCGTCGCCATCGTCACCGCGCCGGCCAGCCGCGACCTCGCCGCGCTGCATCACCGCGTGCCCGTCACGATCGCGCCCGAGGAATTCGAACGGTGGCTCGACGGCCGCGCGTACGACGCCGAGGATGTCATGCCGCTGCTGCGCGGGCCGACTGAGGGCGAGTTCGCCTGGCATGAGATTTCCACCCGCGTCAACCGCGTCGTCAATGACGACGCGCAATTGCTGCTGCCGATCACCGACGAGGAGCGGGCGGCGGAGGAGCCGAAGCCCGCGAAGAAGGCCGCGCCGCGCAAGGCCGCGGCGGCGCCGGAGGATGACGGGCAGGGCTCGTTGTTTTGA